The Eublepharis macularius isolate TG4126 chromosome 12, MPM_Emac_v1.0, whole genome shotgun sequence genomic sequence ctttttggatttttttaccATGTGATAGTGCAGTTTCTGTTTATACCACATGGCAATGGTCTatgtgcccttttgtaacttcagctcttTCAGTCTTacttatctcacagagttgttgcgagcttaaaaatggaggcagtgtggtgtaatagTTGACTACCGCCTCTACCACAGAAGTTTCCTCGGTGATTTTCGGCCAGTCAAACACTGTCACACACtgagctagatcaagatgggtagacgtgttagtcagtctgtagcagtagaaaagagcaagagtccagtagcacctataagactaacaacatttgtggtagggtatgaactttcgtgagccataactcacttcttcagatacagttagaatgtgagtccatctgtccttctatcttggagagtggagtgattaccaaagccaaatgataatagccagtgaaggacaatggcaggcatgattgaacagggtggggtatgcagaggggtagtgggtgtggagaaattagcattgataatgagacaggaagcctctgTCTTGATTCATTCCAGGTgactgcattgtcttgagcttcgttatcagttgaaaattcagcagtctctctttctaatctccctttgaaattcctctgcaggatgactactacttttaggtcagcaactgaatgtcctggaaggttaaaatgtttccCCATAGTTTTCACattttttggtttctgatgtcagacttatgtcctttaattctttgtcgaagggactgtccagtttgtccaatgtagaggatggaagggcattgctgacacgtgatgaGGTAAATCACCTTGGAGTATGAGCAGGAATATGAGCCCATGATGGTATGgttgatgttgttgggtccactgatagTGTTGCTcagatctatatgagagcaaagttggcatcttggtttgttgcagccCTTGGTACTAGAGTCCATGTGGTACCAAGTATGAGTACTAGAGTGGTActagactcttgttcttttctaccatCATACAACTTAGATTAAAAAACTGTCAGTCATTCATTCCAGGtgaatgcattgtcttgagcttcgttatcagttgaaaattcagcagtctctctgaaGGAATGCTGCCCAAATCATATCCACGTGTGACAGTTGCACACCTTTCATATGAAAAGTATAGTAGAGTCACAACACAAAGCTGGATATCCTTATCAAGTGATCCCCTGCCCCCCTGAAACTTCTGGCAAGTATGGGAAAGTTTGCCACAGGTTGGTGTTAATTCGTGAAGAGAATCTGAGTTCAAGTTGCATCTGAACTCAAAGAACTTACCATGAGATGACAGGATTCACATGATGGGGGGAACCTTTTGATCACCTCTGAGAATCCTCTATCAATTCACTTGGTCCATCAGTGTCCCATTCAAATTTATCTGCTCTCAGCAGATGTTACATTTTGGTGTTAGACCATGTTAGTCCACTTAGAGGCAATTCAGCATAACCTTGTATTTTAAAATTTGGTTAGAACAGACTATTGATAAAGTTATGAGAGTAAAGTAAGGCAGATAATGCTTTACTCCGGTTTCAGAAACAAAACTGTGTTTTATTGGTTTCTATATGTTAATTCAGTATTTTGTTTCCTCAGGTCAAAAAGGACAAATGTGGGAGCACAGCCAAGGCAGACAGAATGAAACACGTGTGTTGGATTTTATCCTTCTTGGCTTCCCTGGATCTCCATATTTACATATAATCATCTTCATACTCTTCTCCACTATGTATATCCTGACAATATTGGGAAATGTGACTATCTTTATTCTAGTGGTAACAAACCGTCGCCTCCACattcccatgtatttcttcctttgcAATCTCTCCTTTCTGGAAATATGGTACACAACAGCCTCTGTTCCCAAGACCCTTGCCATCATTCTGGGGAGGAGCAGAAGCGTCTCTTTCACTGGCTGCATTCTACAGATGTACTTTGTTTTTGCCTTTGGGTGCACAGAATATTTCCTACTATCTGCAATGGCTTATGACCGATATTTGGCCATTTGTTTTCCTCTGCAGTATTATACCATAATGGACATCAGCCTCTCCGCTAAATTGGCATTTGGCTCTTGGCTGTGTGGTTTCCTCGTTATTTCCATACCAGCTTTTCTAATCACAAGACTGTCCTTCTGTGGTCCCAATGTGATTAACCACTTCTACTGCAGCATTGATTCCTGGATAGTTCTGTCTTGTACAGACACATATGCCATTGAGACGGCTGCTTTTGTAATATCAATCATTGTCATCTTGGGCTCATGCTTGACAACTTTACTTTCCTACATATACATCATTTCCACCATTCTGCGCATCCCTTCCACCAAAGGACAGCAAAAGGCTTTTTCAACGTGCTCGTCCCATCTTGCTGTTGTGATCATTTGGTACGGATccaccatttttctttttgtcaAGCCTTCAAAACGGACATCTTTAGAAATGACCAAAATCGTGAACATCCTGAATACTATTGTGACTCCATTGTTGAATCCTTTCATCTACACACTAAGAAACAAAGATGTGAAGGAAGCATTGAGAAATTGCTTGTACTGGAGATGAACCAATAGTGTATTACATAATCTGGATTTTTATGCAGGGTTATGTACTAAAAATCTGCATAAACTATAGAGATTTTGGCTGGACATTTGTGAGTTTTCAGTGTCAGTTTCACAAACCTCTGTTGTAGACTTTCTGACCAAGGGCATATTTGAAAGACAGAAATTTAGGACTAAATATGCTGATATTAATTTTTTGGAAACTGATGAGCATTCAGGATGTGGTCCTTTTAATTACATTTCAACCTTCTTCTGACTATTGTGTGTGAGCACAAGTATTGTTTACAAAAtctggcttgtttcttttttcccatacTGTCTACCATTGTATTGTACACATCTGAcagtggctttttaaaatctttcctCTCTGTTCTATCTCTGAAGTATCCATTTAATGACTGTTATCAGGGGTCAGATTTTAAATGACAGGAAATTGTACTCCCTTAACAATGGATGTCTCTGCAACAATCTTGGCTTGGATATACTGGAAGAATTTTGGAAGCTTCTTGCTGGAAATCATCTTAAAATAATAGAGAAAAAGCAAACATGAGTGAAGAAAAGCACAAAAGTAATAATCTTCCAAGCTTACAGTGTGAAAGAGAAGGAATGTGGAGAACTGATGTAGCAGCTGGAGGGGTCCTGATTCCGAATCATACTTTTTTTCTGCCTTATATTAAAATGTGAAGAACATAACATCAGAGAGATGGTGTGtcatagtggttacagtgttggccTAGGATTTTGGACaactgggttcaaattctcactatgccattgaagcttgctgggttaccttgggcccaCCACAGtctttcacaaggttgttgttgtgaagatgtgGTAGTGGAGGGGAAAACAATgtgataagccactttgagtcccaaaTTGGGAGACAAATGTGatctaaattgaaaataaaatataggggggaagaaaaagaaacagaacagaGATGCCTTCCCATGTAAGCAAATACAGACCTCTAAAGGAACCACAgatttatattattatttctcATTTATAGTCTATATCTCTGGAACGCAAGGAAGATT encodes the following:
- the LOC129339276 gene encoding olfactory receptor 6F1-like, whose product is MWEHSQGRQNETRVLDFILLGFPGSPYLHIIIFILFSTMYILTILGNVTIFILVVTNRRLHIPMYFFLCNLSFLEIWYTTASVPKTLAIILGRSRSVSFTGCILQMYFVFAFGCTEYFLLSAMAYDRYLAICFPLQYYTIMDISLSAKLAFGSWLCGFLVISIPAFLITRLSFCGPNVINHFYCSIDSWIVLSCTDTYAIETAAFVISIIVILGSCLTTLLSYIYIISTILRIPSTKGQQKAFSTCSSHLAVVIIWYGSTIFLFVKPSKRTSLEMTKIVNILNTIVTPLLNPFIYTLRNKDVKEALRNCLYWR